A region of Maridesulfovibrio sp. DNA encodes the following proteins:
- a CDS encoding YhdT family protein, translated as MDKKTKDWRFAQANKEALLTLGAYALYFIWWYVCAYGMGSGDPDNYKYVFGLPEWFFYSCIVGYPLITVILWALVRFKFKDMPLDEEIDDMISTKTGEEQS; from the coding sequence ATGGACAAAAAGACCAAGGACTGGCGATTCGCACAAGCAAACAAAGAAGCCTTGCTGACACTGGGAGCCTATGCCCTTTATTTTATCTGGTGGTACGTCTGCGCTTACGGCATGGGCAGCGGCGACCCGGATAATTATAAGTATGTATTCGGACTGCCGGAATGGTTTTTCTACAGCTGTATCGTGGGTTACCCGCTCATAACCGTTATACTCTGGGCGCTGGTCAGATTCAAATTCAAAGACATGCCGCTTGATGAAGAAATTGATGACATGATTAGCACAAAGACCGGGGAGGAGCAGTCATGA
- a CDS encoding adenylate/guanylate cyclase domain-containing protein has protein sequence MKRNTPLYINILTIFTTLTCSIVLCIVVYGYIQNSRIALFSAKQLVRQTGAAIGERTQNIFDGAFMTVNTYVGFNEIGEKASLHSHPMSHAFFKCLQQHPDFTSIFIGFADGDFFLVSSLRDREQVKKEKNIPANARWYTQTIGHLPSGRRYELTKYLDEGFVTIGSSSDNNAGYDPRLRAWYRNSRHTDISLLSDIYLFAFSKEPGITVSRRFDGAVPGVLGLDISLANLSGFMKKQLVGEDCEIMVFEQSGDLYGYHNIKKLRQNIYSNPHNRKNPRVSGLKNPVLDSLAANYEKNVSDHLHIQQLTVGGKKYISLVDPLPKEYGKELFVAITVPESFFTGPIANIGTRTLLVSLGILILFLPIIHLVARKLSKPLIELTHSVKNIQQFKLETPIEVKSSIVEVHDLSKAMETMRGTLNAFGKYIPRPLVQSMIVNKIVPELGGKRKNLTFLFSDIKDFTAISETMTPEQITGTITNYMKCMSRVILNNGGTIDKYIGDSIMAFWNAPEDDKQHAGNGCLAALNCRKALAEFNSRCRDCNEPEMLTRLGVHTGEAVVGNIGSSDRMDYTAIGAAVNLASRLEGLNKYLGTEILVSETTKDLAGDNFVFRFAGKVIPKGTTKRTRIYELLGTREGAGEEFAPFAVCKQTEEKIKLWEKDFAILLSCNFEKAAESFESYLERNGPDPLAEYYLNMARKFISTPPNENWQGEVVFNAK, from the coding sequence ATGAAAAGAAATACACCTCTGTATATCAACATACTGACCATCTTTACGACCCTCACGTGTTCGATAGTACTCTGTATTGTTGTATACGGATATATCCAGAATTCGCGCATTGCCCTTTTTTCAGCGAAACAATTGGTTCGCCAGACCGGAGCTGCAATAGGCGAACGCACGCAAAATATTTTCGACGGTGCATTCATGACCGTGAATACGTATGTCGGCTTTAACGAAATCGGGGAAAAAGCATCTCTGCACTCACATCCCATGAGTCATGCTTTCTTTAAATGCCTGCAGCAACACCCGGACTTCACATCTATTTTCATCGGCTTTGCTGATGGAGATTTTTTCCTCGTCTCTTCCTTACGGGACCGGGAGCAGGTGAAAAAAGAAAAAAACATACCCGCAAATGCCCGCTGGTATACCCAGACAATAGGACATCTCCCCAGCGGCAGGAGATATGAGTTGACCAAATATCTGGATGAAGGTTTCGTAACCATAGGTTCCAGTTCTGACAATAACGCAGGTTACGACCCGAGACTTAGGGCATGGTACCGTAACTCCAGACATACAGACATCTCTCTTTTAAGTGACATATATCTGTTTGCATTTTCAAAAGAACCCGGAATTACTGTCTCCCGCAGGTTTGACGGTGCTGTTCCCGGAGTCTTGGGTCTGGACATTTCACTGGCAAATCTATCCGGATTCATGAAAAAACAATTAGTGGGTGAAGATTGCGAAATCATGGTCTTCGAGCAGTCTGGAGATCTGTACGGTTACCATAACATCAAAAAACTCAGGCAAAACATATACTCAAACCCGCACAACAGAAAAAATCCAAGAGTTTCCGGTCTGAAAAATCCAGTATTGGACTCGCTGGCCGCAAACTACGAAAAAAATGTCAGCGATCACCTTCATATCCAGCAGTTGACGGTTGGAGGCAAAAAATACATCTCGCTTGTGGACCCACTGCCCAAAGAATACGGCAAGGAGCTTTTTGTTGCCATCACCGTACCGGAATCATTCTTCACCGGACCTATCGCAAACATCGGAACAAGAACCCTGTTGGTTTCACTCGGAATTCTTATCTTGTTTCTGCCCATCATCCATCTGGTTGCCAGAAAATTGAGCAAACCGCTGATTGAACTGACACATAGTGTAAAAAATATCCAGCAATTCAAGCTTGAAACTCCTATTGAAGTAAAATCAAGCATTGTAGAGGTCCACGATCTTTCCAAAGCAATGGAAACCATGCGCGGTACACTCAATGCCTTTGGGAAATACATTCCCCGTCCGCTGGTGCAATCAATGATTGTAAACAAAATTGTCCCCGAGTTAGGCGGTAAACGCAAGAACCTCACCTTTCTGTTCAGCGACATCAAAGACTTTACTGCCATTTCAGAAACCATGACCCCGGAACAGATTACCGGCACAATCACCAACTATATGAAATGCATGAGCCGGGTTATCCTGAACAACGGTGGCACAATTGATAAATATATCGGCGACTCCATCATGGCCTTCTGGAATGCCCCGGAGGACGACAAACAACATGCCGGCAACGGCTGTCTGGCCGCGCTTAATTGCCGTAAAGCCCTTGCGGAATTCAACTCCCGCTGCCGGGACTGTAATGAACCGGAAATGCTTACCCGGCTTGGAGTCCATACTGGCGAAGCCGTTGTCGGCAACATAGGTTCGTCGGACCGCATGGATTATACAGCCATTGGTGCGGCTGTAAATCTGGCTTCCCGTCTTGAAGGGCTGAACAAATATCTTGGAACTGAAATTCTGGTCAGCGAAACCACCAAAGATCTGGCCGGGGACAATTTCGTATTCCGCTTTGCAGGAAAGGTAATTCCCAAAGGCACAACCAAAAGAACGAGAATCTACGAACTGCTTGGCACACGCGAGGGAGCCGGTGAGGAGTTTGCCCCCTTTGCCGTTTGCAAACAAACAGAAGAAAAGATCAAACTATGGGAAAAGGACTTTGCCATACTGCTTTCATGCAATTTTGAGAAGGCCGCAGAATCATTTGAATCATATTTGGAAAGAAACGGACCGGACCCTCTGGCTGAGTACTACCTGAATATGGCCAGAAAATTTATAAGCACCCCGCCGAATGAAAACTGGCAGGGGGAGGTGGTCTTCAATGCCAAATAA
- a CDS encoding extracellular solute-binding protein — MPNKLGTLLLAIYICLPCSKVYAATSISFWTTEVAQDRLAVIQYLIRAFQVHNPNIRISVRGVEENDFAATLATAQREGKGPDIITCSSDLIVAFNKKGWINCYAVKQILDHIGRDNFFTAPLNKFRMPDGKYCGLPFNGWVQGIWYRKDWFAEKGLAPPNSWENILKAARKFHDPQNGRYGILIGTRNDSYAEQVFTHLALSAGAKEFTRNGKVAFDSPETVATLEFYKELARYTPPGPQWWRGRDFYMQGRLAMMFYSTFIMDDLAIPPIAENSLGPDNFKELKGEKYDHMLLKNTGMVSSIKGSRKAAFGVIHALGLLKTGNVKKQKAAIRFAEFLYQEDAYITWLHMVPGGMLPMLKKIPSSPVFYRDAQGVFQKYSRKRVREIVSGFENIKSFSIIDGELIPQAAQASEQGIIPEMIEETLRLKTPPAEAVHKAAVKMEKINFRPE; from the coding sequence ATGCCAAATAAACTGGGAACGCTCCTGCTGGCAATATATATCTGCCTGCCCTGCAGCAAAGTTTATGCAGCCACTTCCATATCCTTCTGGACCACTGAAGTGGCCCAGGACCGTCTGGCCGTAATTCAATATCTGATAAGGGCTTTTCAGGTTCACAATCCGAATATCAGAATCTCCGTCCGGGGAGTTGAGGAAAACGACTTTGCTGCGACACTGGCAACAGCCCAACGTGAAGGCAAAGGGCCGGACATAATCACCTGCTCCTCCGATCTTATAGTTGCATTCAACAAAAAGGGATGGATAAACTGCTATGCCGTAAAACAAATTCTGGATCATATAGGCAGGGACAATTTTTTCACTGCTCCGCTGAACAAATTCAGGATGCCGGATGGTAAATACTGCGGACTGCCCTTCAACGGCTGGGTTCAGGGAATATGGTACCGCAAGGACTGGTTTGCGGAAAAAGGTCTGGCTCCGCCGAACAGCTGGGAAAACATCCTCAAGGCAGCGCGCAAATTCCACGACCCGCAAAACGGACGTTACGGAATTCTCATCGGAACACGCAATGATTCCTATGCCGAACAGGTTTTTACCCATCTGGCCCTTTCTGCAGGGGCGAAAGAATTCACCCGAAACGGCAAAGTAGCCTTTGATTCCCCGGAAACTGTCGCCACCCTTGAATTCTACAAAGAACTGGCCCGCTATACCCCGCCGGGACCGCAATGGTGGCGGGGCCGCGACTTTTACATGCAGGGCAGGCTGGCAATGATGTTTTATTCCACATTCATCATGGACGACCTTGCTATCCCCCCCATCGCCGAAAACTCACTCGGCCCTGACAATTTCAAAGAATTGAAAGGGGAAAAATATGACCATATGCTGCTCAAAAACACAGGGATGGTTTCAAGTATTAAAGGATCCCGCAAAGCGGCTTTCGGGGTTATCCACGCACTGGGGCTACTCAAAACCGGCAACGTAAAAAAACAAAAAGCGGCTATTCGTTTCGCCGAATTCCTTTATCAGGAAGACGCCTACATAACATGGCTGCACATGGTTCCCGGAGGCATGCTGCCCATGCTGAAAAAAATACCTTCAAGCCCGGTATTCTACCGGGATGCGCAGGGAGTTTTTCAAAAGTATTCGCGTAAAAGAGTCAGGGAAATTGTTTCGGGATTTGAAAACATCAAAAGCTTCAGCATCATTGATGGAGAACTCATACCGCAGGCAGCACAGGCATCAGAACAGGGCATCATCCCGGAAATGATCGAGGAAACCCTGCGACTGAAGACTCCCCCTGCAGAAGCGGTGCACAAAGCTGCAGTAAAGATGGAAAAAATTAATTTTCGACCTGAATAA
- a CDS encoding MBOAT family O-acyltransferase — MLFNSLEFIFIFLPCALLAFYLTAYITKNSPLERLPYIVLLATSVAFYACWDYHYLWLIFFSVTANFFFGKALCAISEKTKSKVVLSAALLMNLGLLGYYKYTDFFITNLNMAVGSNFNLQHIILPLGISFFTFTQIAFLVDIYRKELQTFTFLDYATTITFFPHLVAGPILFHHSMMPQLQKKVRFKLDECITGLTIFCVGLGKKVLLADALGSYADPIFNAVALGFVPDAGEAWRAALCYSLQLYYDFSGYSDMAIGLALCLGLRIPLNFYSPYKAINIGDFWRRWHISLGVFLRNYLYIPLGGNRKGFSRKCVNLFIVMFLCGIWHGAGWTFVAWGALHGLFMIINSVWLRLKKIPEAVPQYLRTGCACFLTFLCVVAGWVLFRADTIDSALVILNAMIGNGMETSERIRGGNSELAIVIGLLVAWLLPNVQQLFLSASPSDNNYTDKKVFRPFQNILWNKVDPAMAWGIFAACLFSFAISRIITSTSETFLYFQF; from the coding sequence ATGCTTTTTAACTCACTTGAATTTATATTTATTTTTCTCCCTTGTGCACTGCTGGCGTTTTATCTTACTGCCTACATCACCAAAAACAGTCCTCTTGAAAGACTGCCGTACATAGTTCTGCTGGCGACCTCAGTAGCATTCTACGCTTGCTGGGATTACCACTATTTATGGCTGATATTCTTTTCTGTTACAGCCAACTTTTTTTTCGGAAAAGCCTTATGCGCCATTTCAGAAAAGACAAAATCAAAAGTTGTATTAAGTGCAGCCCTACTGATGAACCTCGGCCTGCTCGGCTATTACAAATATACTGACTTTTTCATTACAAATCTCAATATGGCCGTCGGTTCAAATTTTAATCTGCAACACATAATTCTCCCGCTCGGTATTTCATTCTTTACCTTTACCCAAATCGCTTTTCTGGTCGATATCTACCGCAAGGAACTGCAAACATTTACTTTTCTGGACTATGCCACCACTATAACTTTTTTTCCTCATCTAGTAGCCGGGCCGATTCTATTCCATCATTCCATGATGCCCCAACTGCAGAAAAAAGTTCGCTTCAAACTTGATGAATGTATCACGGGTCTGACAATCTTCTGCGTCGGACTTGGTAAAAAAGTGCTTCTGGCAGATGCTCTCGGCTCGTATGCCGATCCTATCTTCAACGCAGTTGCACTCGGCTTTGTACCGGATGCAGGAGAAGCATGGCGGGCGGCACTCTGCTACTCGCTACAGCTGTATTATGATTTTTCCGGCTATTCAGATATGGCCATCGGATTAGCACTCTGTCTGGGACTAAGAATCCCACTCAATTTCTACTCTCCGTATAAAGCCATCAACATCGGTGACTTCTGGAGGCGCTGGCACATTTCGCTTGGCGTTTTCCTGCGCAATTACCTCTACATTCCACTGGGCGGAAACAGAAAGGGATTCAGCCGCAAATGCGTTAATCTATTTATCGTCATGTTCTTATGCGGAATCTGGCATGGAGCAGGCTGGACCTTTGTTGCATGGGGTGCGCTGCACGGCTTATTCATGATTATCAACTCCGTCTGGCTGCGCTTGAAAAAAATCCCGGAAGCCGTTCCTCAATATTTGCGAACAGGGTGCGCATGTTTCCTGACTTTTCTGTGCGTAGTTGCCGGTTGGGTCCTGTTCAGGGCCGATACCATTGATTCCGCATTGGTGATACTGAACGCCATGATCGGAAACGGTATGGAAACATCTGAAAGGATTCGCGGCGGCAATTCTGAACTGGCCATAGTCATAGGGCTGCTGGTGGCTTGGCTGCTGCCTAATGTGCAACAGCTTTTCCTGAGTGCAAGTCCTTCGGACAACAATTATACCGATAAAAAAGTGTTTCGGCCTTTCCAAAATATTCTCTGGAACAAAGTGGACCCGGCAATGGCTTGGGGAATATTCGCTGCCTGCCTGTTTTCCTTTGCAATCAGCAGAATTATTACGAGCACTTCAGAAACATTTTTATACTTTCAGTTCTAG
- the panF gene encoding sodium/pantothenate symporter: MNSTVMTVIPVIIYLAMSFSVALWARKKAESTQSSKGFLEDYFIGGRSMGGMVLAMTIIASYTSASSFVGGPGVAYKLGLSWVLLAMIQVPTTFLTLGILGKRFAIMARRTDSVTITDFLRARYKSDAVVILCSVALIVFFMAAMLAQFIGGARLFQTVTGYPYIVGLALFGVSVVLYTAIGGFRAVVLTDAIQGIVMVVAVVVILLAVINAGGGIENCIQSLKAIDPGLITPTGPKNAVPQPFVLSFWVLVGIGILGLPQTTQRCMGYRDSKAMHDAMIIGTLLIGFMILCAHLAGTLGRAILPELPAGDLAMPSLIVELLSPFWAGVFIAGPLAAIMSTVDSMLLLVSAAIIKDLYIHYRLKGDASRMTLVSLKKMSLICTVVVGLMVFIAAIEPPDLLVWINLFAFGGLEAAFLCPIVIGLYWDKANSTGAISSIVIGVGTFIVLTIMKPAMGGVHAIVPTTLASLTALVLGSYAGASKTKTGQLAN; the protein is encoded by the coding sequence ATGAACAGCACTGTTATGACCGTTATCCCCGTAATTATTTATCTGGCGATGTCTTTCAGCGTGGCTCTCTGGGCACGTAAAAAAGCGGAATCAACCCAATCGTCCAAGGGATTCCTTGAAGATTATTTCATTGGCGGACGCTCCATGGGCGGCATGGTGCTGGCCATGACCATCATAGCCAGCTACACCAGCGCCAGCAGCTTTGTGGGCGGACCGGGGGTAGCCTACAAACTGGGCCTCAGCTGGGTTCTACTGGCAATGATTCAGGTTCCGACAACCTTTCTCACGCTGGGTATACTCGGTAAACGGTTTGCTATAATGGCCAGACGCACCGATTCCGTAACCATCACCGATTTCCTGCGAGCCCGCTACAAAAGTGACGCTGTGGTTATCCTATGCTCCGTGGCCCTGATAGTATTTTTCATGGCTGCAATGCTGGCCCAGTTCATCGGCGGAGCACGACTCTTCCAGACCGTAACCGGGTACCCTTATATTGTGGGACTCGCTCTTTTCGGGGTCAGTGTGGTTCTTTACACTGCCATCGGCGGATTCAGGGCTGTGGTGCTCACTGACGCCATTCAGGGCATTGTCATGGTCGTAGCTGTGGTGGTCATTCTGCTGGCGGTCATCAATGCAGGCGGAGGCATAGAAAACTGCATCCAGTCGCTCAAAGCCATTGATCCCGGCCTGATCACCCCCACCGGACCCAAAAATGCCGTTCCACAACCCTTTGTACTTTCCTTCTGGGTGCTGGTTGGTATCGGCATACTCGGCCTGCCCCAGACCACCCAGCGCTGCATGGGCTACCGCGATTCAAAAGCCATGCATGATGCCATGATCATCGGTACCCTGCTTATCGGTTTCATGATCCTTTGCGCCCACCTTGCCGGAACACTGGGCCGGGCAATCCTCCCCGAACTTCCGGCAGGCGACCTTGCCATGCCTTCACTCATTGTGGAACTGCTTTCACCATTCTGGGCGGGAGTCTTCATTGCCGGACCGCTGGCGGCTATCATGTCCACTGTTGATTCCATGCTCCTGCTGGTCTCCGCAGCCATCATCAAAGACCTTTATATCCACTACCGCTTGAAAGGGGATGCCTCACGCATGACTCTGGTCAGCCTCAAAAAGATGAGCCTGATCTGTACAGTGGTCGTCGGGCTGATGGTCTTTATCGCTGCCATCGAACCGCCGGACCTGCTGGTCTGGATCAACCTTTTTGCCTTCGGCGGACTGGAAGCGGCCTTCCTCTGCCCCATCGTCATCGGGCTGTACTGGGACAAGGCCAATTCTACCGGAGCAATCTCATCCATAGTTATAGGAGTGGGAACTTTCATTGTGTTAACCATAATGAAACCAGCCATGGGCGGAGTGCATGCTATTGTACCCACAACTCTGGCCTCTTTAACTGCTCTTGTGCTCGGTTCATATGCCGGTGCTTCCAAAACAAAAACCGGACAGCTCGCAAACTAA
- the modA gene encoding molybdate ABC transporter substrate-binding protein produces MGSNRSGMFIKLCCLLSVFALVLTGCREEKVEQEKELLVYCGITMIKPMTEIAEIIEKEYGCKILITKGGSGNLLKSIKANMIGDLYLPGSSSYIQNCFEEGLITDTVPVGYNKAAMMVKKGNPKDIKDSLDSLTDKRFYVAIGNPESGSIGRETKKILDKKGIFHQVIKNVQMMTTDSKDLIRLIKDDEADLVVNWYATATWPENRDSITVLPISNEFAGKKKLVLGLLRFSSFPEIAKAFMKYASSDKGRIIFNKYGLYDVK; encoded by the coding sequence ATGGGAAGCAATCGTTCCGGAATGTTTATCAAGCTGTGTTGTCTGCTGTCTGTTTTTGCTCTTGTTCTGACAGGTTGCCGTGAAGAGAAGGTAGAGCAGGAAAAAGAACTGCTGGTTTATTGCGGCATAACCATGATTAAACCCATGACTGAAATAGCTGAGATTATAGAGAAGGAGTACGGCTGCAAAATACTCATCACCAAGGGTGGGTCCGGAAATCTCCTGAAATCCATCAAAGCAAATATGATCGGTGATCTCTATCTGCCCGGTTCCAGTTCTTATATTCAAAATTGTTTTGAAGAGGGTCTGATCACAGATACCGTACCTGTCGGATACAATAAGGCCGCAATGATGGTGAAGAAGGGAAACCCAAAGGATATCAAAGACTCCTTGGATAGCCTTACTGATAAGAGGTTCTATGTGGCGATTGGAAATCCTGAGAGCGGCAGCATAGGACGGGAAACAAAAAAGATTCTGGATAAGAAGGGCATTTTTCATCAGGTCATCAAGAATGTGCAGATGATGACAACCGACTCCAAGGATCTCATCCGTCTTATTAAAGATGATGAGGCTGATCTGGTTGTGAACTGGTACGCTACAGCCACCTGGCCTGAAAACAGGGACAGCATAACCGTTTTGCCGATCAGCAATGAGTTTGCAGGGAAAAAGAAACTGGTACTCGGTCTTTTGCGCTTTTCCAGTTTTCCGGAAATAGCTAAGGCGTTCATGAAATACGCTTCCAGCGATAAGGGCAGGATTATTTTTAATAAATACGGATTATATGATGTTAAATAA
- a CDS encoding HEAT repeat domain-containing protein, translating to MRLRCLFLCLAASLVMLGGCSKSFNVAPPTPSSVDYSAPADEEVVFTLEDVRSGEDRQFSIGTITAYLDINNEVEFLKEYLEKELKMRGVHVGKGGSAAHPVNLEIHKYRIRNQRTTGFSPYFTFMTFSADLYDGSETHRITSYFKNGKVPIWTFREVENPCYNIPISLMVKEVASKVNRYVMKNVASDAEVDRLAREIQADPDNDYVYLKVLELGYTNNPKAIAPLMELTRHDDSMVQSCAVSALGMLQAEDQLPFLIQYYREHDNTQKFMALKAIGDMDTEASHSFMDSVRNSEDYNDEEMIKEVVDLYY from the coding sequence ATGAGGTTAAGATGTTTATTTTTATGCCTTGCAGCTTCACTGGTGATGCTGGGAGGATGTTCTAAGTCGTTTAATGTAGCTCCGCCGACCCCTTCCAGTGTTGATTATTCCGCCCCGGCTGACGAGGAAGTTGTTTTTACTCTTGAAGACGTACGCAGTGGCGAGGACAGGCAGTTTTCAATTGGCACCATCACCGCCTATCTGGATATTAATAATGAAGTCGAGTTCCTGAAGGAATATCTGGAAAAAGAATTGAAAATGCGCGGGGTGCACGTAGGCAAAGGCGGGAGTGCTGCACATCCTGTCAATCTGGAAATCCATAAGTACCGCATAAGAAATCAGCGTACCACCGGGTTCTCGCCGTATTTCACCTTCATGACTTTCAGCGCGGATTTATATGACGGCAGTGAGACGCACCGCATCACCAGTTATTTTAAGAATGGAAAGGTGCCAATCTGGACTTTCCGTGAGGTGGAAAATCCATGCTACAATATTCCCATTAGCCTGATGGTCAAAGAGGTTGCCTCAAAGGTCAACAGGTATGTAATGAAAAACGTGGCCTCCGACGCTGAGGTTGATCGTCTGGCCCGTGAAATTCAGGCCGATCCTGATAACGATTATGTATATTTAAAAGTATTGGAACTTGGTTACACCAACAATCCCAAGGCTATTGCACCCCTGATGGAGCTGACCAGGCATGATGATAGCATGGTTCAGTCCTGCGCAGTAAGTGCTCTAGGGATGTTGCAGGCTGAAGATCAGCTTCCGTTCCTGATTCAGTACTACCGCGAGCACGATAATACCCAGAAGTTCATGGCCCTCAAAGCCATTGGGGATATGGATACTGAAGCATCGCATTCCTTCATGGATTCGGTCAGGAATTCAGAAGATTATAACGATGAAGAAATGATCAAGGAAGTTGTTGATCTTTACTATTAG
- the phoU gene encoding phosphate signaling complex protein PhoU, translating to MDMHHPLKVYQQELADLQGLVLKLGNMALDQLNKAVDTFEDNDPEKADAIVEMDEKINDLEHEVDKASLMIITKMEPKAEDLRYVLTASKIASDLERIADYAKSIADKGKRGFAEEHTQHLGYVKHMGQELDAMLKKILEAFKELSVEKALDVWHSDSNVDALYNEALIGMKNCVSCEELEGKGFISLLFTMRCLERVGDHITNIAEHIYFIKYAEFFAGKK from the coding sequence ATGGATATGCACCACCCGCTAAAGGTATATCAGCAAGAGCTTGCCGACCTGCAGGGACTTGTCCTTAAACTCGGCAATATGGCACTGGACCAGTTGAACAAAGCCGTTGATACGTTCGAGGATAACGATCCCGAAAAGGCTGACGCTATCGTTGAAATGGATGAAAAGATCAATGATCTTGAACATGAAGTAGATAAAGCGTCCCTGATGATCATCACCAAGATGGAACCGAAAGCTGAAGATCTGCGCTATGTCCTGACTGCCAGCAAAATCGCTTCCGATCTGGAGCGTATTGCAGACTACGCCAAAAGTATTGCCGACAAAGGCAAACGCGGCTTTGCCGAAGAACACACCCAGCATCTGGGCTATGTAAAACACATGGGTCAGGAACTTGACGCCATGCTGAAAAAAATCCTTGAAGCGTTCAAGGAACTGAGCGTTGAAAAAGCACTCGATGTCTGGCACAGCGATAGTAACGTAGACGCACTGTACAATGAAGCTTTGATCGGCATGAAGAATTGTGTTTCCTGCGAAGAGCTGGAAGGAAAGGGATTCATCTCCCTGCTCTTTACAATGCGCTGTCTTGAGCGTGTCGGCGACCACATCACCAACATTGCCGAGCACATCTACTTTATCAAATACGCGGAGTTCTTTGCCGGAAAGAAATAA